The Xiphophorus maculatus strain JP 163 A chromosome 5, X_maculatus-5.0-male, whole genome shotgun sequence nucleotide sequence AGAGAAGCtactaaatgtgaaaattatcTCATTCTACAAAGTGATCAATAAGGAGAGGGTTGCTAAACAATCCAATGCATTGTATGTATATCATGTCACAGTTAAGACATCCAACTTTGATTGGAAAACGCTTTGAATTATGTTTCTCTGTTAAAAAGACGAGATGGAAACTCATCAGGAAGGATGCCAAGTGCCTGACAGTAACACTAAAGAAGCGAAAACAATTTCTGGTTAGTACAGAGTGTGATCTACATGTGACAATAGTCTCCATGTATTCTTCATATGACTGACCAGAGGAGACGGGTACAAGACAGAACCTTTTACTTCCTAATAAAATGTAGCTAAAATCTCCCAAAACAAAAAGGTATATCTGGActaagatatatattttttccaaatagaGTTTTTTGTCAAGGTGAATAAAATAGGGAATAGAACTGAAACATCCCCTactgtttttacagtgtgtatTTTGGGTTGGTAGCATAAGACAGCTTCAAGAATTGAGGCGGTCAGCTGCTGTTGGCAAACACCATGGCAGATAAGTGACTTTTGACAGATTTCAATATAGACTCTGCATTTGAGGTGGAAGGGGCTCAACTTTGCACATTTGAGCCACAGTTTGATTCCAGAAATCCATGACGAATTTTGCCACAGATGGTGACAATCATCTTCAGAACATTAGCTAGTATTTAAAGTGTCATGAATTCAAAATTTTCCTGTGGTATTTGTATCTTGTTGAGTGGAACTGAATGTCCACGCCTGACTGAGAGGGCAGAGCCCAAGATGCAAAGATCATTTTTATAGAAGCAGggttaaaaaagagaaaggttCCACAATGTGAATGTATTGCAACAAATTAGAGTCATCCCAATATTTAGATATAATATCACCatgattttctaatattgtgcatTCATCCAAGCTGCCAACTCTTCCGGtatgtaaatgaatgaaaatgggAATATAATATGAAGGCAAGTGAGTTTACAGAATTTATTAAACAATTCATTCTCTAAATGTGTTTATCCAATCCATCCTTAGCTTTTGTTGGTTCAATATCCTACACCAAAATTTGATAAATATATGCCTTAAATCTAAGGTGAACTTTTGTCAGTTATTCACTAAAACTATCAGAGAAAGGTTGAGATATGGAGAGAAAATACATACTGACAACTTTGGAAATGTGTAATTGTGAGAGGGAAATGTGGAGGAACCTCCGAGTCGAGCCCCGTCGCTCTCTCTCCTCTGCCTGCTCTTCACACTCCACTCTCAGCTCGCGCCCTTCAGTCGCGGTTAACGGGCGTGCGGTTGCCAAGAGAGACGCGCGTGAAGAGCAGCGTGCAGCTTTTACGGTAAAGCGGCACGGGATCGTCCCCGCCATTTCCTCGAGCTGAGCCCTGGAATGTCGAACAGTGGCTCGGGCTCTTCCTCGCGGAAGGAGTTCGATGTGAAACAGATCCTCCGGATCCGATGGCGGTGGTTCGGTCACCCCGCGGTTCCTCCGCCTCCCTCCCCGCCACTCGGAGACTACTTCAGCGCGAGGAGAACCGGAGGCAGCGCGGCGGACGGTCCCTCTATTAGCGGCTGCAGCAACTTAAATTCATCTGGCGTTAACCCGAGCGTGGGCTGTCACAGCGGGCTGGTGGTCAGTGGGAGCGCCGGGTCTAACCTGTGTAACGGCAGCGGTAGAAAGTTTGCTGATCCAGCGGGGAGTCGGGGAGGTCCGGCTGGAGCTTCTGGAGCCACGGGGAACTCCTGTACCCGCTCCCTCAGCCAGCCAGAgtgcagaagctccgccgcggCGCTCTCCTGGATTTCCCCACCGCCTCGTCGCCGCGCTCGTCCGGTGACAAACATGGAGCCCCCCGGCGAGGCCCCGTTGCCCCAGCTGGTAGTTGAGGCTTCGGCTCCTGCGGGGGTTGAGAATGAGGTGGAGCCGGCGGCGGCTTCGGCGGGAGCGGCGGGGACCGAGGAGAACAACCACCCGGAAACTGACTCCAGCTCCTGCAGGTAGGATGGGGATGAGAGGGTTGCTTTTAtttctccccccaaaaaagaagttaccaaacattttaaagtaaaaaactttGTTATACTCTAACCCATTTTTGTTAGACTTAAGAAGAAAAACTTAGGCAAAAAGTTTTGACAAGTGAAGACAATTGTATCTCCCCTAATGCACTTATTCTAATGACCACTGGCGGTTCTTGTATAAATTGGGACATGGGAGAGAGGGTCCTCCATGTCCATCCCTTCCTGCACAAAGCAAACATACACCCACTCCCCTGACAGTCTATTctgcaaaaaagagaaaaactttatgtaactcatcagaaacataaagaactaaataaaattgatcTGACACCAGTTTGGTGACTCCTGGTATAAAGACTGATAAAATATGACTTATGagtacaaacaaaacatgccTTCAATCTACAGTGACCCTAATGCCaagaaagtgttaaaaaaatgaagagtgGCTCACATGGTGTGACTGGTCTAAATGTGTACTATTTTCAACTAAAGATCTAATGTAGTCCACACTCTGAAACAGCCCTTCAGTTTAGCAGCACCTGTGGTGTACGGCAACATTTggatagaaacattttaaaacaaaatgcctTTTGAAGCACCTCTTAGGTTGCCTGGCAAGGTGTAAAATGTGGAATATAATCAACAAATATATTGCATTCCAGTTccttacaaagaaaacaattcagAAACACTGCAGTGATGATATATTAGTGAAATCTGTGCAGGCTTCCTTAGAAATTGGAATGGTCGAATTTTGCCTCGATCAGCTCATGAGTGATTGATATGTCACATAATGACAATAAGCCAATGTCACCAATTcagtaaatacaataaaacttaaaattaccACCATTCTtacacttcttcttttttattattattgctgtgATTCTACATAACACTGGTGTGTAGCTCTACACACCATTCTAGTGGGAATGATGTTTAATTAACTGTTACCATGGACACTTAAAAACAAAGCCATTCATTTCACCTAAAACTATGGTGTCCTTGAATTTCGACAAAATGAAGCCGCAAACATCCTAAGGTAAatgtgctgaaatgtgctatacaaataaaatttgattgattgattgattaaagaGAAATGAAGCATTGCTGGTGTATTGAATTTTCTATACATTCACAAACCTTCTACCACacatcagaaaatataaatggtTCATGGGTCTCCATCCACATGCGTACATGTACACGATGTGACATACACTGTTTCAAAGAGCTTTTCAGTGGGAGCGAAcattgatgcatttttaaaaatgtgaacgtctgatgctttttattttaagtctcTGTCTTGCCACTGTTAATATATCTTTCTGTCAGTTAAGagatctctgtttttttttttgcttaggtAGGGTTTATTGTTTAACTTGGTGGATCACCGTCTGTGTCGAGCAAAGCTTAGAGGAGAAAAATACACCAAaacatcacaaacacacatttatacataCACAGTTTCATCTGACGTGGAGCATTCATGTTGCATGCACATGCATACAGCTGCATGCTCGCACATTTATGGTTGCCATACCAACAAAGCCATTCGTTTTTGGTTCATGCATGTGTATCCATTgagtgttttttctgtttttgtttatatttttatgcccCTGTGAATGCAACTTATCACTTCCCACAGAGGGCATCTGTGTTTGACATGATAGCCCAGAAACCCAGGTGGCAGAATCCCAAATGGAATCATGGGAAGGGACACGCACAGAATCCCAGAGTAATTTGATAGCTCATCTTTCTCCTCCGGGTTTCACACCACACCAAGCATTCACCCCCATTTATTGTCCGTGAGCCTCATTTACTTATCATCTCCCTCCTTCTGTCCTGTGTTCATCTCTGCCCACCATTAGCTATTCATTTGCCCTCCTTTATCCCCTCCTATAATGTGGTTGGACATGCATATGCACGTTTATAACAAGGACAGAGGAACGGAGGGAGACTGAATGACTGCAGAGGTGAGTAACCTTTCCTTCTGCAAAGGGTTTAAAACAAATCCGGCTGTGTGATGAGacggtttttgttttctccttctccCCCTCCATCCCTCTCTGTCCATGTTCAGTGGCTGCCAGACTCTGCTAAGGGGACTGGAAGGCAGTGTTCCCCCACTTCAAAGCCACCCCCTCTGGCAGTATTTAGCCACGCCATTCATCTACAtacacacttttaaaaacacatgcacacacagactcacacaCTTGAGGATAGGAGAGCGAGCCAGAATACGTCCTCAAAGGGTTTGTTGTGGATGTGGGAAGAGgggaaatggatggatggatggagatatGAGGTGGAATGAAGTGAGTGAATGATGAGATTAGCTGGAGAAGAGAAGACAGGACACAAAGCAGACAGAGCCAGAGTCggaacaaaacacacatcagcCTACTCAAGTAATAAATATCCCCTGTGCTCACCATATgcactcagtttttttttattaatggttgtgtaaaatattgctttaataTGAGGCAGTGATAATTCAAAAGCAGCATTATTGATTTTACTCTTGTATAACTGAACATGAAATCAGTCTATGTTTCCTGTGTTAGGTTAGTTAGGTTAGGattgccaaaattatttctggttGCTAAATACCAAAATAAGAGAGAATTatttaagatttgtttttgattattttcttaatctAAGTCAAAAGTTCATATAGATGTTATTAGTATTTGGTGGAACAGCCTTTGACACTGTATGATGCTTAGACATAATACTGTGCTCAAATTTTGACAGAACTGGTGTAGCAGAGACAGGTTTGTTGACCTGCTTTTTATCTAGACTAATTTTGTACATTAATATGATTTGAAGTAGATGGTAGTTGCTGTGATGAACAGCCAGCATACCATTTGGTAAGTTCTTGAACTTATGTAAACACAGACAGAGCTGGTTCCAAAGGAAAACGTATAAATCCTGCGGCAGAAACACATGTCACTTCTACCGAGCTGAGAGCATCAACAGAGGCTGGGGGTAATTTAAGGGTTCATCAgacaatttgttttctttcacagtgAAGATAATTTGATCCAGAGAAGTAATGGCTCATAGAAATCTATTAGTCATTACGAAGGAAACTACATTTAAAACGATAAATAATACGTAAGTAgagatatttgatattttttaacagaattgcAAATGTGTAAAGTTGTTCATCAAAACAATTGAACCataaattagacaagcacactCTATAGTACACATGCATGTTTGAAGGATTTTTTAAGACTTGATTTCTGTATCTCTCCATTGAGCCCCTTTTTTGTTTCATCCTAGGAGAAAATTGCAGCATGTGACTCAATCATTTCCAGCATCCGGGGCTATAGTCAGATTCACACTTGTACTCTTCAGATGTGCGAGAGTCTCAGTACTCTCCTAACTGTGTTGCTGAAATTGTTTTGTCCCTTGTTATGTCGGGGTTTTTTGGTGGGTCTTTTTATGCTTCAGGGTCTGTCCTTTCTGCCTGTTGAATTTCAAACTGAAGCACAGCTTGGCTTATGTCGCTCTTAAAAGCCACCATGGCTGATATTTCACAGGGTTACTGCAGTGTTGTGCAGTCAAACAGCCATGCCTGCTCAGCTTctgatcagaaaataaaaccgtTCCTAGAATTTGAAAATGAGGTCTCTGGGTAGAAAACCTTTTGTTGGAATAGATGCAAGGGAACGGGTAGACTAAATCACAGCATATCCTATGGGCTCAGCTCCTGCAGTGAATTAATTGTCACGTTCTCCTGCTAAGTGGGCTGAATTTATCTGGCTATTTACAGCTGGTAATTGGACCATTAAAGAGCTTTTGTATGCTTCTGGCAATATATGGTAAGCCTGCAGAAGAGTGACTACATGTGAGGAAGTGATGCAAAGGAAAATGCGTTGACCTCAAGGCCACAGACCAGCTGGCGTGGATTCCTCCACTCTGCTGTTTGGGTCTCAAACAAAGTAGAATCAGCAAAAAGCTCATccaattttgtttcattttatttgttgattttgtgctagttttacttttaatattttttctttgcttgcaTGTGTGCCCACAGGACGTCTAACAGCAGCGCAACCCTCTCGTCATGCGTGTCCATGGAGCCATGCACCTGTCCGGAGGAGTCCATGTTTACCGCTTTATCTCATGCTGATGTCACCTTCCGCAAGATGGAGGGTTACCTGAGGACGAGGCAGCTGTGTGATGTCATTCTGGTGGCTGGAGACCGACGGATACCTGCACacaggtatttatttttgtttgaagagTTTTGTTTACACAGTAGAGATTaaggttaatattttttatcagaaaggtataaaacacaaagtaaatatGAGCTATTTTCAAGGAAACCTTTTTTAGTTAAAAAGTAGTTCATACAACGccttacaaaatgttttatacctTTGAACTTTTGTGCTTTGCAGCTACAaattcagtgcattttattAAGATTTGATGGAAAAATTAAGTCACTGAATGTTCAAAGTTGGTAGAAacaagacttgcagctgtaatttcaGTTAAAAGCGGATTCTGCCAAGTAATGAAAAGGAAagtgacaaatgtttttttgtccttttccttccacttcatattTATGGCCcatattatttttgtgtaaactcctaataaaatatgttgaataaaacttcaacatattaaaatatgttgaagtttgtgtttgtaacgtgacaaaatctaaaaagaagTTCAAAAGGTACTATCATTGGGTATGAATGTATTGTATATAACGTCTAGAAACAGTGTATCGACACACAAGCAAACATGCATACAGAAATCACAGAGAAGACTAAAGAAGGCTTTTGACCGGCTGCAGGAGCATAGTCATGCTCTTAAGAACTCCTGTTTTAGCTCCACACCGAGTCTATAAAAGTCAGCTGAGTCATGCAACATTCACCATATACACACAAATGCTCCTGGTCTGTATCCCTCTGCTGTCTCTGTAGCTCCCATGGCCTTTGGCCACTGATGTAACAGCAGGGTCCAAAGGAACTTCTTCACCAGCAGGAGCACCACCTTTCTCTGTCTCCGCCTCTGCCTCATTTAATTATGTCCTCCAGGCACAGATGGTGACAAAGACCCATGCTCTAATGGTGTTTGTGAAAGAGTGTGTTTATGTCTCTGAAGATGTTGGTGAGATATGTACACTCTCTGTTATGTCTTTGAGTAAGAATGCAGGAATTGGGCATCTTTTCCAAAGGTGTTTATTTAGTCATTAATTCAATGTATGTGCAcattaaaacttattttgtgTCAACACaacatgcaaaaatacaaagattgTCCAcaggtaaagaaaaataaatgcagttatGAGATTTTTCTATGCGTGTTGAGCTCAGTGTTGAGCCTTCAGTGCTCATTACAATTACcaatgaaaaccaaaattacattttatattacgCATTTTTTAGTtatgatgttaaatgttatAACCCTGTCTGCTGAAGTGCTAGactaatgttagcatgtttccactttgttttgatatgactcATTAACAACTGGATTCAGCATATTTTAGGCAGTTTCAACAAATTGTGTGTGGACAAAGCTCATACTAAAAACTTTTCTCCTGTTGCGTAAACTTCTCGTTTCTCTTTGAGCATCATATACTTTAATGGCTAATTTTTCACCTGCTCTCTCATAGACAGCGGGGGGATATCGCAGCACAATGCAAGGAAAGatataaaacacagacaaaacagaGACCACAGCAGCCAATGCAGTCTCTCTTTCACTGTCAACATCATCACAAACTGCGAATAACACATGGGTTTTTAGGAAGAATGCAGATTTGTTATATTAGCAGAATAATACGCATGGGCTTTAAAAAAGATTTCCCTGCTGTACACATGAAAGTTAGTCAGACTTTTAAACAATGTCTGCATTGCTTCCTGGGGTTGTGGCAAGGGAGTTGAGTCTCGATCAGGGAGTCTAATAccgatctttttttttttttttgctttgatccGGACACCAAGTTGATAACTGGGATCAGAACGGGATGTGCCTCACTTTCATTAAGAATACCTTCACCCCATTTCTTTTAAGAttattgtgtattttgtctttacagaaataaacaatcATTTAACACATAAAGAGTGTGGTTTTGAAACCTTGCTTGCTTAGATCAACGTTTTGGTTCACTGCTGCTCTTTAATTTAACAAAGACAGCTGACTGATTTAGCAGAAGTACATTTTGTAGATTTACGATGATCTATCTGTTAGCTGTTGAAGGATTATCCTCAAATGTGGCTCTGCAGGAGATTAGTTTTAATCTGGATCAAATTGGCAGTTCAGCGGACTGCCAGACAGGCTCACATATTGCGATACCTTGAACCATGCCAGTCATCATGACTAACAGCTGCCCTTCCTGTAAACGTACATATTTCAGTACATGCAGTACTTTTCTTGAGAAAAGTCACAAGATTCAAGTCAGTCCCTCATGACttgcttgttgtgtttttttgttctctttcctGTTTGAGTATGAATGTGCGGTTTGGTGCAGGGGGGAAACACAGACGAAATGTCAGTTTTCAGTTCTTGCCCTCCTTTCCTGAAGTCAGCTCGCCTGTTTCCTGCTCTCCTCtctctgccattttgtttcatctgtttttcttttactgtacTGTGACGCAAAGTCTGACCGTCCTGTCTGTGCCGTCAGCGGCGCCccgtatttgtgtttgtgtgcaaatAACCAGCTGATGTGTGTATACTGCTTGTGTCGCTCGTAGCAAGTCAGAGACCCAAATAAAgattaaatgtgtatttgtgagtgtgtgtgtcaggaAGAGAAGAACAGAAACACCTGTCTTAAATTTTGGCTGAGCAACTACCTGCTGACTAAAGTGTATTTTGACATCTTTGTCTGCACAGCGCAAACCtggaccacacacacacacacaccttgctTTAGGCTATCTGTCAAGGTCTCAGTGTCACTCTCAGTAATGAGATTATTTTCATGTGCAAGggtatgcacacacacacagtgcatGCACACATATTCAACTCTCCAAGAAGTCTAAAACACGTGCGGTCATGAGCATGAGCTTTAAAGACACAGCAAGCTGCATTAATATGAGCACAATTGTCTTGTGAGAGCCACTCTGCAAGTGATGATGGTTTTCAtcatcaaataatattttttttaataagtacTCGCATCCATAGGAGTGTGCCGATCAATATTCAAATGTAGGGGGAGAAAGGGATTGAAAAGCCTGAGAGTCCTCTTGAGGGTGGAGGTGTGATTTTTCCGCTCTTTTGCACAGCACTCTTCTTCGTTCATACAGCACTTATCCCCCTGAGGCCTGTTCTACTTAACTTGTCCTTCACCCCTATTTGTGGTGCACACTTTCCAACTTTGAACttgtggaagaaaacatgtttctttggACTTGTTTTTAGGTCAAACATGTAATATACACCGCAATGCATCATTTCTTAATTAGCCATTAACTAGTCCCCCCAGATTTTTATGGAATCATAGGTTTtgcttatattttatttaaatttttaaataaatgaaatcgtACTGGATGcattaaaaaggttttcacACCCCTttcttgttttccattttctttcattaccTCCACAGACTTTATTGTTATAACATAAAGTACTGTGTAATTATCAAGAGGATGGATAATTATACACAGTGTAATTATACACACTGCATTTTCAGTTCCAAGTCTCCACAGCTTGGAACTAATGCTTAATGCATCCCCCACATTAGCTGCCATCACTGTGCTTCATTGTTGGGTTGGTGTGATTAGTGTGGTGGCATGGTTTGTTTTCCATTATACATAGCAATTTGCATGAGGGCCAAAAATTTCACTtcagtctcatctgaccagagagCAACCTTTTCCACATGTTGCTGTCCCATGAGAGGCTTGTAGTTTTCAGTGGTTTTATAAAAGACAAGATTTGTGGGGCATATAACAAATGGACTTGAGCCTGAGATCCAGATTTGTGCAGCCCCTCAGAGTTACAATGGGCATCATGGCAGTTCCCTTGATTCTTGTCGAACCTGTTATTTAGGTGGACGACCGTATTCTGGTGGGTTTGCGTTTATGACGTACTCTATTTTCAGATGGTGGACTGAACAGGGctctttgaaatgtttattgCTTTGGAGATTTGTTTTAGAGCCTATCCCTGCCTTAACTACATCCCTGATCTGTCTGCTGTGCTCTTCTTCTCGGTtttcatgttgctgtttgttcatcaatgttctttaacaaaccTCTCAGGCCTTCACTGCATAGTTGCATTAATAGTCTGATTCAGTTACTAACATCTGAATCTCAGTATTTAGATGTAAACTATAAATGCACTACCTTTTGCTGGTCTATTAGATACATGGAATACCAATCGGatacatttttgtcttgttgtaacaagacaaaaagtgaaaaagttcaaggtgtaTGTGTACTTGGGTAAGACATCATATTCCTACCCTATAGTAGAAAATACTGGAAACAAAAGGCCTTCAGAAGCTCTGCTTATGGGCTTGTCATGTTGTGTCTCGTCTCCTCGCGTTACAGTCTCTGGGTTGACCTTTCCCTCTctgttctgcagcttttctctttCACGCCAGATTCATCCTGTCATCAAGGTCAGATCTGTCTGTTCCTCAATAACAGCTGCCTATCTCCTCTGACTGATGCCCTTTTTCTCCTCCCTCAGACTGGTTCTCTCATCTGTGTCTGACTACTTTGCGGCCATGTTCACCAGCGATGTGCGAGAGGCCAAGCAGGACGAAGTGAAGATGGAAGGGGTGGACCCTGAGGCATTGTGGGTCCTGGTTCAATACGCATACACAGGTGCATAACAGactgctgttttttaaaatgttcaacttggACTAAGTCAATATTAtggattaatcaaatttttttgccatcttgtttgacaagcgtGATTCACATCATcgatttatttggactttgaattcagatcGACTTTACAGCAAGAATGAGGGCTAGGctaagatattttcttttaaattacaagaataaagtcagaatattagGAGAAATTGGAAGTAATTTTATAAGAACTCcagcagaaaaaataacaaaaaattaaaatgaggactattgagcatcttgtgaagttatactttgatGTGCGTTTTGCAAATGATACTTATCACTAACACGGCTttgaaaacatcataaaaaaacaactgcctATTTTGAAGGAAGAACCACactttagatttagatttttgaatttattcttgtgaaaacaacttttgtctcgtaattttttttctggtaaaattgcatcttaATTCTGTTACTATTATGACAGTTTTCCCATAGTTAAATAGCCCAGCCCTAATATTACGGCGTACAACTCACCGAagtgattggaaaaaaaaaggcaaattttggaaatatttctgtcatctgtatttttttagaaaagaaagcgagagaaaaatgataaaaaatttgTCCTGGTACAAAAAGATTGTTCTGCCATATTTTTAACCTTTCATTACAAATTGGACTTCTTAGGAAACTTCCCAGCTGTCAGTAAATTTAATCAGTAAAAGTGTCTTGTAGGTCGTCTCGAGCTGAAGGAGGACACCATCGAGTCTTTGCTGTCGGCCTCCTGCCTGCTGCAGTTGTCATCTGTGGTCCAAGCTTGCTGCTCCTTCCTTGTCAAGCAACTCCACCCCTCTAATTGTCTCGGCATCCGTTCCTACGCCGACGCCCAGGGCTGCCATGACCTGCAGAGAGCCGCTCACGCCTACACCATGGTGGGTGCAGAGCCGCTTGGCACATATGGTCTGTGTAGCTCCACAGTCATTGAATTGATGGCAAGAAATGAATGAACAGACTGACTGGGAAAGATTCTGCTCTCAGGATGACAAAGGATGaccttaaatgaaaataatgaagCTCACTAGGTTTCACACAGCTGTTCCTCTTACATCTGTGCAGCCGTCCTCTGTGAAATTTTGCTCCTGATAACAAATTAGCTCCTACTTCACAATACATCAGGCCATTATTGCCACAAAAGATGTTTTTCAGCTTATAGTTGCTATGGTGACTGTGAAAAATCACCTTCCCTGTCCTGATTATTctctttcttcttgttcttttatGCCTTTGCACACactttttgtgtgtatgttttggTTAGTAGAAAAGTTGAGGTTCAGTCTAAagctaaaagtgtttttatttttctttattgtcttTGTGGTTTACTCACATAAACAGTGGGAACCTTCAGTATTTCATCACTCACGTTCTTCTTGACTGTATCTTCGTCCATTAGGAGCACTTTCTGGAGGTTGTTGGAGCCCAGGAGTTTCTTGTCCTTCCAGTGGAAGAGATGGAAAGGCTGCTGACCTCTGACGACATTAACGTGCCAGATGAGGAAACCGTGGTGACCTCTTTGCTGAGTTGGGTCAGTCACGATCCCGCCACTCGGCAGCGCCACCTACCATCACTTCTGGCTCACGTCAGACTGCCGCTGCTGCAGCCACAGGTTAGAGCTGCAAAGAACTCCTCCTTACATGTTATACAGCAGTCTAAGGTAAAACtatttggagtcttgggtctaaatggccgttttggtctaattttgaatttacccttatattttcaccataaaaactatttaccttaccttgtttggtatcattattttcagaacatcctaaactttgtgattttacagtgtttgtttcattttgacaaaatttattatcacattggagcaaaaaacacacacagaaacatgacgtcatgcccgccacagggcgggcgtcgacctcaaaGGGTTAAGCAGCTGCAGTGAAATGCACACTAATTTAACTT carries:
- the klhl5 gene encoding kelch-like protein 5 translates to MSNSGSGSSSRKEFDVKQILRIRWRWFGHPAVPPPPSPPLGDYFSARRTGGSAADGPSISGCSNLNSSGVNPSVGCHSGLVVSGSAGSNLCNGSGRKFADPAGSRGGPAGASGATGNSCTRSLSQPECRSSAAALSWISPPPRRRARPVTNMEPPGEAPLPQLVVEASAPAGVENEVEPAAASAGAAGTEENNHPETDSSSCRTSNSSATLSSCVSMEPCTCPEESMFTALSHADVTFRKMEGYLRTRQLCDVILVAGDRRIPAHRLVLSSVSDYFAAMFTSDVREAKQDEVKMEGVDPEALWVLVQYAYTGRLELKEDTIESLLSASCLLQLSSVVQACCSFLVKQLHPSNCLGIRSYADAQGCHDLQRAAHAYTMEHFLEVVGAQEFLVLPVEEMERLLTSDDINVPDEETVVTSLLSWVSHDPATRQRHLPSLLAHVRLPLLQPQFLADLESNPLLRDSVECQRLLMEGMKYHLLPQRRPLLQSPRTRPRKATVGAMFAVGGMDASKGATSIEQYCLRRDTWRQVATMSGRRLQFGVAVLDGRLYVVGGRDGLKTLNTVECYNPHSKTWSVLPPMSTHRHGLGVAVLEGPMYAVGGHDGWSYLSTVERWDPQARQWSFVASMATPRSTVGVAVLNGKLYAVGGRDGSSCLRSVECFDPHTNRWTSCAPMAKRRGGVGVATWHGFLYAIGGHDAPASSLASRLSDCVERYDPQTDVWTTVAPMSISRDAVGVCLLGDRLYAVGGYDGQVYLNTVEAYDPQTNEWTQVASLCLGRAGACVVAVRL